In a genomic window of Mucilaginibacter sp. KACC 22063:
- a CDS encoding SGNH/GDSL hydrolase family protein has product METNDNQAVTDTSKTITYLALGDSYTIGEKVEPKESYPYQLAAQLKLKNVNVAEPKVIATTGWTTSELANGIAQANIKQKFDLVTLLIGVNNQYRGLSRTEYRQEFVKLLNTAIDFAGGNKKHVIVISIPDWSVTPFAEGRDRQLISDQIDLFNAINLEESERAGVKYVDITGISKDAKTDAELNASDGLHPSGKMYSLWVKKLLPVVIKSLK; this is encoded by the coding sequence ATGGAAACAAACGATAACCAGGCAGTTACCGACACTTCAAAAACCATCACTTACCTTGCCCTTGGTGATTCTTATACTATTGGGGAAAAGGTTGAGCCAAAAGAATCATACCCTTATCAGCTGGCGGCGCAGCTGAAGCTGAAAAATGTAAATGTAGCCGAACCAAAGGTTATTGCAACAACCGGCTGGACGACCAGCGAACTTGCCAATGGCATAGCCCAGGCAAATATCAAACAAAAATTTGACCTGGTGACGCTGCTGATTGGTGTTAATAACCAATACCGGGGGTTAAGCCGTACAGAATACCGACAGGAGTTTGTTAAGCTATTAAATACAGCTATCGACTTTGCAGGCGGCAACAAAAAGCATGTAATTGTAATATCCATTCCTGATTGGTCGGTTACGCCATTTGCAGAAGGCCGCGACAGGCAGCTGATCAGCGATCAGATCGATCTGTTTAATGCCATCAACCTGGAAGAAAGCGAAAGAGCAGGTGTTAAGTATGTAGACATTACCGGTATTTCAAAGGACGCAAAAACCGATGCTGAACTTAATGCATCAGACGGATTGCACCCTTCAGGTAAAATGTACAGCTTATGGGTAAAAAAGCTGTTACCTGTGGTTATTAAAAGTCTGAAGTAA
- the lipB gene encoding lipoyl(octanoyl) transferase LipB gives MKNKHVIFQDWGLIDYKEAWDRQEALFADTVNTKIALRNLQTAAAGNDGPVEELSTKNYLVFCEHPHVYTLGKSGKQEHLLLDEQGLKDKQAVYYPINRGGDITYHGPGQIVSYPILDLDNFFTDIHLYLRTLEEAVILTMAEYGLKGERYPGYTGVWLDADNDKARKICAMGVRCSRWVTMHGLAFNVNTDLDYFKNIVPCGIDDKAVTSMQYELGQQVNIEEVKKILKHHISVLFGMEMI, from the coding sequence ATGAAGAATAAGCATGTGATATTTCAGGACTGGGGCCTGATTGATTATAAAGAAGCATGGGACAGGCAGGAAGCGCTGTTTGCAGATACTGTTAATACCAAAATTGCTTTGCGTAACCTGCAAACGGCCGCTGCGGGTAATGATGGCCCTGTTGAAGAACTAAGCACCAAAAATTACCTGGTGTTTTGTGAGCATCCGCATGTGTATACTTTAGGTAAAAGCGGCAAGCAAGAGCATTTACTGCTGGATGAGCAAGGCTTAAAGGATAAACAGGCGGTTTACTATCCGATCAATCGCGGCGGTGATATTACCTATCATGGTCCCGGCCAAATTGTTAGTTACCCGATACTCGATCTCGATAATTTTTTTACCGATATCCATTTATACCTCCGTACGCTTGAGGAGGCCGTTATTTTGACTATGGCCGAGTATGGCTTAAAGGGCGAGCGCTATCCCGGATATACCGGTGTTTGGCTGGATGCCGATAATGATAAGGCCCGAAAAATTTGTGCAATGGGCGTGCGCTGTAGCCGCTGGGTAACCATGCATGGTTTGGCATTTAACGTAAATACCGATCTGGATTACTTTAAAAACATTGTGCCCTGCGGTATTGATGATAAGGCAGTAACCAGCATGCAGTATGAATTAGGCCAGCAAGTTAATATTGAAGAAGTTAAAAAAATCCTAAAGCATCATATTTCCGTATTGTTTGGTATGGAGATGATATGA
- a CDS encoding glycoside hydrolase family 10 protein has product MCKVKGLISTLFFVLFVLNLHAQSTIIIPPQKAPKREFRGVWVATVVNIDWPSAVGLSTQKQQQQLIRILDFHQQTNMNAVMFQVRPAADAFYSRGREPWSRWITGRQGKAPEPFYDPLDFAITEAHKRGMELHAWVNPYRATFDNNYSNIAPNHPTRTHPEWFFVYGGQKLFNPGLPEVREYIIQVILDIVKNYDIDGIHMDDYFYPYLIAGQTIHDEAAFRQYGADFTDIRDWRRNNVDLLIKALGDSIHKYKPNIKWGVSPRGVWRNHDEDIEGSMTHGGPSYSENYADTRKWLKEGWIDYLVPQVYWQIGNRSAGFDVLTDWWSQQTNGHHLYIGMAPYRMAEARSPAFKNPAELPNQVKYVRGNPRVQGSVYFSSNSLTSNLLGFTDSLRRNYYRKPALPPPMLWRDSIAPNTPTLLTAVSNPRGVILNWQTPAMAKDNEPVYGYVVYRFSEAEKIDIDDAEHILFVKYNPETSLLDNTAEKGKKYIYVVTAIDRMKNESEHSEPVTITLE; this is encoded by the coding sequence ATGTGCAAAGTTAAAGGGTTGATTTCTACATTATTTTTTGTTCTATTCGTTCTCAATCTTCATGCGCAATCTACGATCATAATACCACCGCAAAAAGCACCTAAGCGCGAATTCAGGGGAGTTTGGGTTGCTACCGTTGTTAATATCGACTGGCCAAGCGCCGTGGGTTTAAGCACCCAAAAGCAACAGCAACAACTGATACGCATACTTGACTTTCATCAGCAAACTAATATGAATGCGGTGATGTTTCAGGTGAGGCCTGCGGCAGATGCATTTTATTCAAGAGGGCGTGAGCCATGGTCGCGCTGGATTACAGGCCGCCAGGGAAAAGCACCCGAGCCTTTTTATGATCCGCTTGATTTTGCCATTACTGAAGCACATAAACGCGGCATGGAACTGCATGCCTGGGTTAACCCTTACCGTGCCACTTTTGATAATAATTACAGCAATATAGCACCTAATCATCCTACCAGGACCCACCCCGAGTGGTTTTTTGTTTATGGCGGTCAGAAACTGTTTAACCCCGGTTTGCCTGAAGTGCGCGAGTATATTATACAGGTGATACTTGACATCGTAAAGAATTATGACATCGACGGTATACATATGGACGATTACTTTTATCCATACCTCATTGCCGGGCAAACCATACACGATGAAGCTGCATTCAGGCAATATGGTGCCGACTTTACCGACATACGCGACTGGCGCCGGAATAATGTCGACCTCTTGATAAAAGCTTTAGGCGACAGTATCCATAAATACAAACCGAATATTAAATGGGGTGTAAGCCCGAGAGGTGTTTGGCGCAATCATGACGAAGATATTGAAGGATCAATGACACACGGAGGGCCTTCTTATTCAGAAAACTACGCTGATACCCGCAAATGGCTTAAAGAGGGATGGATAGATTACCTGGTACCACAGGTTTACTGGCAGATAGGCAACCGCTCGGCAGGGTTTGATGTACTTACCGACTGGTGGAGCCAGCAAACCAACGGCCATCACCTTTATATCGGTATGGCGCCATACCGCATGGCCGAAGCAAGATCGCCTGCATTTAAAAACCCTGCTGAACTTCCTAACCAGGTTAAATATGTCAGGGGTAACCCGCGCGTTCAGGGCAGCGTGTATTTCAGCTCTAATTCTTTAACAAGTAATCTATTAGGCTTTACAGATTCGTTACGTCGTAATTATTACCGCAAGCCTGCCTTACCGCCACCCATGTTATGGCGCGATTCTATCGCACCAAACACGCCAACACTGTTAACCGCAGTAAGCAATCCACGCGGGGTAATATTAAACTGGCAAACACCAGCAATGGCTAAAGACAATGAACCTGTATACGGTTATGTAGTTTACCGCTTTTCGGAGGCTGAGAAAATTGATATAGATGATGCTGAGCACATCTTATTTGTGAAATACAACCCGGAAACTTCGTTGCTTGATAATACCGCAGAAAAAGGTAAAAAGTATATTTACGTAGTCACGGCCATTGACCGCATGAAGAACGAAAGCGAACACTCGGAACCGGTGACTATTACGCTGGAATAG
- a CDS encoding carboxypeptidase-like regulatory domain-containing protein codes for MKKLKLPLLLVSAMICVVLMAFIKADDDTIKKAAAQLDKWLDNNPQEKVYLQTDKPYYSIGDDIWFKAYVTVGPRHQLSAMSGTLNVDLIAPNDSVARSIKLPLTNGVAAGDFALSDTLQEGNYRIRAYTQWMRNYDLDYFFNKTIWIGNGVTNKVFTQTSYAYSSQNNQPLVTATIIYTDANGAPYANKEVSYRVQLNARNAAKGHGTTDSKGMLKIAFVNNMPNVQKTGRITTDIRLDGKTVTKILPITAASDKIDVQFFPESGNMVNGLPGKVAFKAVGADGLGKTVTGKIVDNNGNQISDISTQHLGMGLFMLTPDAGKTYKAQVKFEDGSEGIYNLPKALDSGYALTITQHENDIFVRISASKDLTGTTQGSVSLVAQSAGAMCYASKTRLENQVSSSKIPKSKFPNGIVQFTLFDAAGNPVNERVIFVNNPDNLKLDVSAPKQTFATREKVNLQITANDPQDKPALSLLSASVIDETKVPSNEDDETTILSTILLSSDIKGYIEKPNYYFAHNDEKTRSDLDLLMLTQGYRRFEWKNILADTYTPIVFKPEQSLTVSGTVHTSNKKPVVKGKVTLFTTAGGTFIIDTLTDDQGHFSFPNLTFKDSIRFVIQARTEKGKKDVDIDLDNTAQQAFTANPNAPDVEVNVDNKILPYLKSNKEYYQEQIRSGTGNHNIVLKEVVIREKKQNKAPNSANLNGAGNADQIITADMFENMGCPTLSQCLQGRLVGVIFQNGRAYSTRSMSSSFRGPVPMGIVLDGMQVDADFLDNLNPHDISSIEVLKSGAYLAIYGSRAGGGLLVITTKRGGEVTYQKYAPGVVTYTPKGYYRARTFYSPQYDDPKVNTALADLRSTIYWNPNIVTDKDGKSTLTYFNAGTKGIYKVIVEGIDADGHIGRKVYRYTVE; via the coding sequence ATGAAAAAATTAAAACTGCCATTGCTGTTGGTATCGGCGATGATTTGTGTTGTCTTAATGGCTTTTATAAAAGCCGATGATGACACTATTAAAAAAGCCGCAGCACAGTTAGATAAATGGCTGGACAACAATCCACAGGAAAAAGTTTACCTGCAAACAGATAAACCTTATTATTCTATTGGCGATGATATATGGTTTAAGGCCTATGTTACCGTTGGCCCAAGGCACCAGCTTTCGGCCATGAGCGGCACCTTAAACGTAGACCTTATTGCGCCAAATGATTCTGTCGCACGGTCTATCAAGCTCCCTTTAACCAATGGCGTTGCAGCCGGCGACTTTGCCCTGTCTGATACCTTGCAGGAGGGTAATTACCGCATCAGGGCTTATACACAATGGATGCGAAACTACGACCTGGATTACTTTTTTAACAAAACCATCTGGATAGGCAATGGTGTTACCAACAAAGTATTTACCCAAACATCTTATGCCTATAGCTCCCAGAATAACCAACCGCTGGTAACTGCCACAATTATTTATACAGATGCCAATGGCGCACCTTATGCAAATAAAGAGGTATCGTATCGTGTGCAATTAAATGCGCGTAATGCAGCCAAAGGGCATGGCACAACTGATAGCAAAGGCATGCTTAAGATAGCTTTTGTTAACAACATGCCTAACGTGCAAAAGACCGGGCGCATTACTACAGACATCCGCCTGGATGGCAAGACTGTTACCAAAATATTGCCAATAACTGCCGCATCAGATAAAATTGATGTTCAGTTCTTCCCTGAAAGCGGTAACATGGTGAATGGCTTGCCTGGCAAAGTAGCCTTTAAAGCTGTAGGAGCAGATGGACTGGGTAAAACCGTAACCGGAAAAATAGTTGACAATAATGGTAATCAAATTTCAGACATATCTACCCAGCATTTGGGTATGGGCTTATTTATGTTAACCCCCGATGCCGGAAAAACATACAAAGCACAGGTTAAATTCGAGGACGGCTCTGAAGGCATCTATAATCTGCCTAAAGCTTTAGATAGTGGTTACGCCCTGACAATAACACAGCACGAGAATGACATCTTTGTACGCATCAGCGCATCAAAAGATCTTACCGGAACTACACAAGGCTCTGTTAGTCTTGTTGCACAATCAGCAGGCGCAATGTGTTATGCGTCTAAAACAAGGTTAGAGAACCAGGTATCCAGCTCCAAGATCCCTAAAAGCAAATTCCCGAATGGTATTGTGCAGTTTACTTTGTTTGATGCTGCAGGTAACCCAGTTAACGAACGCGTTATTTTCGTAAATAATCCCGATAACCTGAAGCTTGACGTTAGTGCGCCAAAGCAAACATTTGCAACAAGGGAAAAAGTAAACCTACAAATCACAGCTAATGACCCACAAGATAAACCAGCTTTGTCGCTGCTTTCGGCTTCGGTGATTGATGAAACCAAAGTGCCATCAAACGAAGACGACGAGACCACCATTTTATCAACCATTCTGTTATCGTCAGATATTAAGGGCTATATCGAAAAACCCAACTATTATTTTGCACATAACGACGAGAAAACCCGCAGCGATCTTGATCTGCTGATGCTTACCCAAGGCTACCGTCGTTTCGAGTGGAAAAACATCCTTGCAGATACCTATACGCCTATTGTATTTAAGCCGGAGCAATCGCTTACGGTATCGGGCACTGTGCATACATCCAATAAAAAACCGGTTGTAAAAGGTAAAGTCACCTTGTTCACTACAGCAGGTGGTACGTTTATCATTGATACTTTAACCGATGACCAAGGCCATTTCTCATTCCCTAATCTTACTTTTAAAGACAGCATAAGGTTTGTGATACAGGCACGTACCGAAAAGGGTAAAAAAGATGTAGACATTGACTTGGACAATACCGCACAGCAGGCATTCACCGCTAACCCGAACGCGCCGGATGTTGAAGTAAACGTTGACAATAAAATCCTGCCTTACTTAAAAAGCAATAAAGAGTATTACCAGGAACAGATCAGGAGCGGAACAGGTAACCATAATATTGTACTGAAAGAAGTTGTAATCCGCGAAAAGAAACAAAATAAAGCGCCTAATTCTGCTAATTTAAATGGCGCGGGTAACGCCGATCAGATCATCACGGCTGATATGTTTGAAAACATGGGCTGCCCAACTTTATCACAGTGCTTGCAGGGTAGGTTAGTTGGTGTTATCTTCCAGAACGGCAGGGCTTACTCAACCCGCAGTATGTCGAGCAGTTTCAGGGGGCCTGTACCTATGGGCATTGTTCTGGATGGCATGCAGGTGGATGCTGATTTTCTGGACAATCTTAACCCGCATGATATATCATCTATAGAAGTGTTAAAAAGCGGAGCATACCTGGCTATTTATGGTTCAAGAGCCGGAGGCGGCTTATTGGTAATTACCACTAAGCGCGGCGGAGAAGTGACCTATCAAAAATATGCACCTGGCGTGGTTACTTATACCCCTAAAGGCTATTATCGCGCACGTACGTTCTATTCGCCGCAATACGATGATCCTAAAGTAAACACTGCCTTGGCTGATTTACGCAGTACCATTTACTGGAATCCAAACATAGTGACCGATAAAGACGGTAAATCAACCTTAACCTACTTTAACGCAGGCACAAAAGGCATTTACAAAGTGATTGTTGAGGGGATAGATGCAGACGGACACATTGGCCGTAAAGTTTACCGCTACACGGTCGAATAG
- the dcd gene encoding dCTP deaminase, with translation MILSDKRILEEIEKGHIIIEPFYRENLGTNSYDVHLGKHLATYKNRVLDAKAHNEIDHFEIPKDGFVLQPNTLYLGVTMEYTETHQHVPFLEGKSSTGRLGIDIHATAGKGDVGFCNTWTLEISVTQPVRIYAGMPIGQLIYFSVEGEIETFYNTKGNAKYNKPTTRPVESMMWKNKF, from the coding sequence ATGATTTTATCAGACAAGCGCATATTGGAAGAAATTGAAAAAGGCCATATCATCATTGAACCTTTTTACCGCGAAAACTTAGGCACCAACTCTTACGACGTACATTTAGGCAAGCACCTAGCTACCTACAAAAACCGTGTATTGGATGCAAAAGCGCACAACGAGATAGATCATTTTGAAATACCTAAAGATGGCTTTGTATTACAGCCGAATACACTTTACCTGGGTGTAACTATGGAATATACGGAAACCCATCAGCATGTACCCTTTCTGGAAGGCAAATCAAGCACCGGCCGTTTAGGGATAGATATACATGCCACAGCCGGTAAAGGCGACGTTGGCTTTTGCAATACCTGGACGCTTGAAATTTCTGTTACTCAACCCGTGCGTATATATGCAGGTATGCCAATAGGACAGTTAATCTATTTTAGCGTTGAAGGGGAAATTGAAACATTTTACAACACAAAAGGTAACGCCAAGTACAATAAGCCAACAACAAGGCCTGTTGAAAGTATGATGTGGAAGAACAAATTTTGA
- a CDS encoding 4'-phosphopantetheinyl transferase family protein, which produces MAIAYRQQVDDDTEFAIWKIEEQADELYSKLQLNDAEKAYVDALSSGKRHLHWLGTRVLLREMLHTDQYIDCRVDSHGKPYLFNLPYQISLSHSFDYAAVMVSKSRPVGIDIEQIKQKVERIAHKFMRPEELEFISDQTKIEQLYVCWCAKEAVYKCYGQKEVSFSDHILLKPFQFEHHGTIEATLVKDDIHIPYEVSYLKYDDYMIGYVKG; this is translated from the coding sequence ATGGCTATAGCATACCGTCAGCAGGTAGATGATGATACCGAATTTGCGATCTGGAAAATAGAAGAACAGGCTGACGAATTATATAGTAAGCTGCAACTTAATGATGCCGAAAAGGCCTATGTGGATGCGCTAAGCAGCGGTAAAAGGCATTTACATTGGTTGGGCACCCGGGTATTGCTGCGTGAAATGCTGCATACTGATCAGTACATCGATTGCCGGGTAGATAGCCATGGTAAACCTTATCTTTTTAATCTTCCGTACCAGATATCGTTAAGCCATTCTTTTGATTATGCTGCCGTAATGGTGAGTAAAAGCCGACCGGTAGGTATTGATATTGAGCAGATCAAACAAAAGGTTGAGCGCATTGCCCACAAGTTTATGCGCCCGGAAGAGCTGGAGTTTATCAGCGATCAGACAAAAATAGAGCAGCTTTATGTTTGCTGGTGTGCCAAAGAGGCGGTTTACAAATGCTATGGACAAAAAGAGGTTTCTTTTTCGGATCATATTCTGCTGAAACCTTTTCAGTTTGAACACCATGGTACAATTGAAGCAACACTTGTAAAAGATGATATCCATATACCATACGAGGTAAGTTACCTGAAGTATGATGATTACATGATAGGCTACGTTAAAGGATGA
- a CDS encoding YifB family Mg chelatase-like AAA ATPase — translation MLVKTFGSAVYGIEATTITVEVNIAAGTKYFIVGLPDNAIKESYYRIESALKNCNYRMPRQQVVVNMAPADIRKEGSAYDLTIATAILAASGQTEAEGLEKYIIMGELSLDGSLQPIKGALPIAIQARKEGFKGFILPKQNAREAAIVNDLEVLGVENIKQVADFFNGDLKLEPEVVNTREEFYNSLSNYDSDFSEVKGQENIKRALEIAAAGGHNVILIGPPGAGKTMLARRLPSILPPLTLYESLETTKIHSVAGKLSASDALVTIRPFRSPHHTISDVALVGGGGNPQPGEISLAHNGVLFLDELPEFKRSVLEVMRQPLEERRVTISRAKFTVDYPSSFMLVASMNPCPCGYYNHPEKECVCPPGVVQKYLSKISGPLLDRIDLHVEVTPVNFSELSSDRKAEASELIRERVINAREIQIKRFGEKPDLHANAQMSPQMVRDICTINAAGQNLLKKAMEKLGLSARAYDRILKVARTIADLAASEEIQLEHLAEAIHFRSLDREGWAG, via the coding sequence TTGTTAGTAAAAACCTTTGGCAGCGCAGTTTACGGTATAGAGGCTACAACCATTACCGTTGAAGTAAATATTGCTGCCGGTACCAAATATTTTATTGTAGGCCTTCCGGATAATGCCATAAAAGAAAGCTATTACCGCATTGAATCAGCTTTGAAAAACTGCAACTACCGCATGCCGAGGCAGCAGGTGGTTGTGAACATGGCTCCTGCCGATATCCGTAAGGAAGGTTCTGCTTATGATCTTACCATCGCAACAGCCATTCTTGCCGCTTCGGGGCAAACAGAGGCCGAAGGGTTAGAGAAGTATATCATTATGGGCGAGCTTTCGCTCGATGGAAGCTTGCAGCCTATCAAAGGCGCTTTGCCCATTGCCATACAGGCCCGTAAGGAAGGCTTTAAAGGGTTTATTCTGCCTAAGCAAAATGCACGTGAGGCAGCCATTGTAAATGATCTTGAAGTTTTAGGCGTAGAGAATATTAAGCAGGTAGCCGATTTCTTTAATGGAGACCTGAAACTGGAACCTGAAGTAGTAAACACCCGCGAAGAGTTTTACAACAGCCTGAGCAATTACGACAGCGACTTCAGTGAAGTAAAAGGCCAGGAAAATATTAAACGCGCTTTAGAAATAGCCGCGGCAGGTGGCCATAATGTGATACTGATCGGGCCGCCGGGAGCAGGTAAAACCATGCTGGCCAGAAGGCTCCCATCGATATTGCCGCCACTAACATTGTACGAATCGCTGGAAACAACCAAAATCCATTCTGTAGCGGGTAAGCTTTCTGCATCAGATGCTTTGGTAACCATCAGGCCTTTTCGTTCGCCGCACCATACCATCAGCGATGTTGCTTTAGTTGGCGGCGGTGGTAATCCGCAACCCGGAGAAATTTCGTTAGCACATAATGGCGTATTATTTTTGGATGAACTGCCCGAGTTTAAACGCAGTGTGTTAGAGGTAATGCGCCAGCCGCTGGAAGAGCGACGTGTTACTATATCTCGTGCTAAGTTTACCGTTGACTATCCAAGCAGCTTTATGCTGGTTGCCAGCATGAACCCCTGCCCTTGCGGTTACTATAACCACCCCGAAAAGGAATGTGTGTGCCCTCCGGGCGTGGTACAAAAATATTTAAGTAAGATCTCAGGCCCATTGCTCGACCGTATCGACCTGCACGTGGAAGTTACTCCGGTAAACTTTAGTGAGTTATCGTCAGACCGCAAAGCCGAAGCAAGTGAACTGATACGCGAGCGTGTGATCAATGCCCGCGAGATACAGATTAAACGATTTGGGGAAAAGCCGGACCTGCATGCCAATGCGCAAATGAGCCCGCAAATGGTGCGCGACATTTGTACGATAAATGCCGCAGGCCAAAACCTGCTTAAAAAAGCAATGGAAAAGCTGGGACTTTCGGCGCGTGCGTATGACCGTATCCTGAAAGTTGCCCGCACAATTGCAGACTTGGCGGCAAGCGAAGAAATACAGCTTGAACATTTGGCCGAAGCTATCCATTTCAGAAGCCTCGACCGTGAAGGCTGGGCCGGGTAA